The genome window CGGCCCCAGGCCCCATAGGCACGAATCATGTCCTGGTCGGGGTTGGACAGCAGCGGGAAGTTGAGGCCGTACTTACGGTGAAACTTGTCGTGGCTCTTCACATCGTCGGCAGATACGCCCAGCACCACCGCCCCCAGCTCTTCCAGGCGGCCTTTTTCGTCGCGGAAGTTGCAGGCTTCCTTGGTGCAACCGGGGGTGTCGTCCTTGGGGTAGAAGTAAAGGACTACCCACTTCCCCCGGTAGTCTTCCAGAGTATGTACCTTTCCTTCCTGGTCGGGCAGG of Meiothermus sp. CFH 77666 contains these proteins:
- the bcp gene encoding thioredoxin-dependent thiol peroxidase, with the translated sequence MLKVGDSAPNFSLPDQEGKVHTLEDYRGKWVVLYFYPKDDTPGCTKEACNFRDEKGRLEELGAVVLGVSADDVKSHDKFHRKYGLNFPLLSNPDQDMIRAYGAWGRKNFMGKEYEGVFRYTYLIDPRGRVAKVWDKVKPDEHALEVAEALIELQKQAV